Within Bacteroidota bacterium, the genomic segment CGACGGCGTGCGTGTGGGCGTCATGATGAGTTCGCCGGCAGGAGGGGACCTCATTTTTGATACGCCGCTCGATTTGACCAAGGAGGCGCTTGATTCCAAGCTGTGTGAGCAAGGCAGCAAGTTTCGCAACAAGATCTGGAATGCCTACTGTTTGGTGAGCCTTTGGACGGTTGATCCGGAAAAAGAACCCACCGAACTCGATAAGATTGCGACGGCTTGGATGCGCCGCAAAATCAATGCTGCCGCAGCGGAGATTGCCGATCATTTCGAGAAATTGCGTATTTCCGATGCCTTGCGGACGGTTTACGGCTTGGTTTGGGACGACTTCTGTTCTTGGTTCCTGGAAATGATGAAGACCGGCCGCGACGAGACGATGAGTGCCAAATCTTATGAATTGGTGATTGATCTCTTCGAATCCGTGTTGCAATTGGCACATCCCTTCGTGCCGTTTATCACGGAGGAAATCTGGCAAAGCCTCCGCGAACGCAAAGACGGCGAAAGCATCATGCTCACACAGATTCCCGAGCCGATCGTGGTGGGCGACGATTTTGACGCCCTCTCCAACTTCGAATTGATCAAGGAGACGGTGACGGCGATCCGCGCATTCCGCGGCGAAAAAGGGCTGAGCTACAAAGATCAGATCGATCTTTACATCAATACGCAATCACCAGAAATTTTCAATGCCAACAAGCCGGTGCTCGAGAAGTTCTTGGCTACAAGCAGCATTCAGTTCACCGACAAAGCGCCTGCCGGCAGCGGAAGCCTCCGTGTTTTGACCACTGAATTCTACATCCCGCTTCAAAACATCGATGTCGACGCCGAGAAGGCAAGACTTGAGAAGGAAATCGCCTACATGGAGGGATTTGTGCAAAGCATCGACAAGAAACTCAGCAACGAGAAATTTGTCAGCAATGCCAAACCCGAGGTTGTCGAATCCGAACGCAAAAAGAAAGCCGACGGCGAAGCAACGCTAAAGCTCCTCCGCGAGTCCCTCGCAGGGCTTTAAGTGAAAAGTGAAAAGTGAATAGTGAAAAGTGCCAAGATTCTGATTCTCGGCACTTTTTCTTTTCACTTTTCACTTTTCACTTCCGTCCGGCACTTTTCACTTATAGTTTTTCACTTTTCACTTTTCACTTCTCGTCCGCTGTTGGGCCGTACATTCCGGGTACGGGAACGTCGAGCAGACGCAGGTACACGGACAGCTGCCCGCGGTGGTGGACCGTGTGGTTCAAGACAAATTCGCGCAGAACATCCTTTTTCGGTTTGGTGAAGAAAATCTGCTCCCCATTGCGCATTGTCCAGCCGGTGTCGAGGATTTCGTCGGATGTCGCTTCAAGGACAGCTTTGGCAGCTGCATGTCGCTGATCGGCAAAAGCCAGCAGTTCCTCCAGACTTTCGACAGGTTTGCTCCGTTCCATCGGCTTCGCGAAGTCCAATTCGTCCTGCAGCAGCGTGATAGACACCCACAAGGGCAGATTCGCGACGTGTTGTGCCAAGGCCGCCAAGGTCGATGACTTTTCGTGGGGCTTCCAGGTGGCGTGGTCGAAGGGTACGCGCTCCAGCATTTTGCGTGTTTTTGCTGCTTCGGCAACGAACTCGCTCAAAAAAGTTTCTTTCTGATTCATCATCAATTCTTTTGGATTGAGCGAGGAAGTTAATGCTTTTTTTTCGTGACAAGTGCCGAATCTAAGTTCCCAAGGCACCTTTTTTGCCTGCCCTACCCATCGAATGAAACAAGCCGTGAATCAGAAAAAGCGGTATTTTCGCAGCCTTAAAATCGTAGAATGAAAATGCGCACAGCCCGCGAGGTCGCCGAGACTTATTACAATGCTTTCAACTTGGGGGACTATCCCAAAATGCTTTCCCTTGTCGCAGAGGATGTCAGGCACGAACCTAACCAGGGTCTGCCAAGGATGGGCAAAGCCCTGCTTTCCGAATTTTTGCAATCCAACGACGCAGCCTACAGCGAGCAACTCAGCGACTTTACGTTTTTGGAGGAGGCCAATGGCAGGAAGGTCGCTGCAGATTTTCTCGTTACCGGAATTTACAAACTAGCGGGCGAAGGAATGCCGCCTGCAAACGGACAAGTTTACAAACTCCGCGTCGTTGCAGTGCTCGACGTCCAGGATGGATTGATCACCACGATTCGCACCTACTACAATTTGGAGGAATGGTTGCGCCTCGTTTCCGCCTGAAGGGATTTGACCAATGGAAATCGAATATAAAGCCTTTCAAGGTAAGGCAATCGAATCCCAGTTTGACGCGCTTGCTGCCCTGCGCATCACGGTGTTTCGGGACTATCCCTACCTCTACGAAGGCGACGTTGCCTATGAGCAGGAGTACCTCAAAACCTATTCCAATGCTGAAAGCGCCTTGATGTTCGGCGCATTTTATCGGAATTCTTTGGTAGGCGCCACGACGTGCATTCCTTTGGAGGACGAAACGGAGGACGTCAAAAAGCCTTTTAAAGATGCTGGAATGCGGCTTTCTGAAATTTTTTATTTCGGGGAGAGCATTCTTTTATCCGAATTTCGAGGCCTGGGTATCGGGAATAAGTTCTTTGACGCCCGCGAGGCACATGCTGCGGGTTTCGGGACCTTTCATTCCACCTGTTTTTGTGCCGTTCAGCGGCCCGAAGATCATCCCTTGCGGCCCGACGGCTACCAACCGCTCGACGGTTTCTGGATCAAACGTGGCTACCGCAAGGTGCCAGAACTTGTCAGTCATTTTGAATGGAAAGATGTCGGCGAATCGGAATCCACCGCCAAACCGATGATGTACTGGATGCGAAATTTCTGACTTGCCAACGGTAGGCCAACACGATTACTTTTGCACGGATGCTTCTTCCTTTTGAACCCACCAAACGAAAATGCCCATGAACACCCATTCGATCCGTATTGCTTCCGCGAGCTATCCCATCACCTCTTTCACAGGCATGGACGCGTGGCATAGGCATACTTCTGATTGGGTCGCCAAGGCCGTCAGTCAAGGTGCGCAGCTCCTGCTTTTTCCAGAATATGGCTCCATGGAGCTCCTGAGCCTGTTTTCATCCGATATACAAGCGGATATCCATGGAAATCTGACAGCTTTGCAGCCCTTGTTGCAGGAATTCGCCATTCGATTTGAAGAACTCGCCATCCAGCACCAAGTGATCATCGTGGCGCCAAGTTTGCCCGTGGCTGAGAACGGAAAATTCATCAACCGTGCTTTTGTTTTCGGGAAAAATGGGCTTGCTGGCTGGCAAGACAAGTTTTTTATGACACGCTTCGAAGGAGAGGAATGGGGGATTTCGAGTTCGGAGAAGGTGCTGACGTTGTTTGAGGCGGATTGGGGCAGTTTCGGCATTCAGATTTGCTATGACATCGAATTTCCACTCGGAAGTCATCTGCTTTGCGCTGCAGGGGCCGATGTGATCCTTGTCCCAAGTTGCACGGAAACGCGCAGGGGCGCTACCCGCGTACATGTCGGCGCAAGGGCGCGTGCGCTTGAAAACCAATGTTATGCCGTTGTTTCCCAGACGGTTGGAGAGGCCTCATGGTCGCCGGTTGTGGATGTGAACTTTGGTTACGGAGCGGTATATTCAGCGCCAGATAACGGCTTGCCCGAAGACGGGGTGATCGCGTTGTATCCTGAAAATCAACCCGGATGGTTGATTCAGGAACTGGACATCCAATTGAATCACAAGATTCGCACCGATGGCCAAGTATTGAATTTCCGTGACGGGAAAATGCAACAAATCGGCTTGTTGGAGGGGCAAGTGAGCCTGCGGAAAGTGGTTTTGTAAGCCCAACAAGTTTTGGACGGACTGGGAAAACTTCGAATGGCCATGGATTCGACGTTTTCTCATGGTTTTCCCGCCAAGACCAAACAATTTTCCTATTTTCGCAGGGATGCATTTTCTTCAATACATTCATTGGGATCCAGATCCATCGATCTTTGGATTGCCGTTTCGTTGGTATGGGCTGCTGTTTGCGTCCTCCTTCTTTTTTGGATACATCATCATCAAGCGATTTTTTGCCAAGGAGGGCGTTCCCGAAAATTGGCTGGAGTCGCTGACGATCTATATGGCGATCAGCACCGTAGTCGGTGCGCGGCTTGGACATTGCCTTTTCTACGATCCAGACTATTATCTCGCCCATCCGCTCGAGATTTTGAAAGTCTGGGAAGGTGGATTGGCAAGCCACGGAGCAGCGATCGGCATCATTACCGGACTCTATTTCTGGACGCGCCGTGTGAGCAAACGCAACGTGCTCTGGGTTTTGGACCGCATTGTGATTGTGGTGGCCTTGTCTGGACTTACCATTCGCCTCGGCAACCTGATGAATTCGGAGATTTTGGGCACACCCACCACGGCAAGTTACGGCTTTGTCTTTCCGAGGGCAGATCAGGGCGAATCCTTGCGTGCCAAATGGGAAGGCGAGCAGGTTGATTTGACCTATTTGCCACAAGGTTCGTCCGATGCGCGAAGCTTTGAAGTCTACCGCAGCACCAACGATTCCAACTATACCCGCCTGCCGATCGCACCCTTGGCGTTTCCTCCGGGAAATCCCAAGGAAAGCAATATGGCCAAGTTTCGGGACACTGCGCCGGGCACCAAAGCTGGAATTCACTACGTGAGTGCCGAAAAGGGAACCAAACCGGCCTTGACTGCAGAAAATGGCGACAGCCTCAATCTGCGAACGGCCTTTTTTGAGGATCCGTTTTCGGTTGAGCGCACTGCTTTTGCGGGGCGTTGGGAAGGGGCAAAGGTCCATTTGAAGTTTGATATGCGTGGTCTTTTTCCGGCAAATGTTTCAAGAGGGACCCTTTTGCTGCGCAGCAGCGGCGACGACAATTGGACGGTGATCCACCGGGGTGTCGCTGGCGGGAATTCACGCAAAATGGTGCTTGATACCCTTGATTCGCCAGAAGGAATCCAAAATCCGCATTACAAACTCGTGCTGAAGGAGGATGAGATCTTGCTCGTTGCGCGCCACCCGGCCCAGATTTACGAGGCCGTGGCCTATACCATCATCTTTGTGTTTTTGATGTGGTTTTACTACTACCACGATGGAAAGGTGCCATTGGGGCGCTTCTTCGGCATTTTCTTGATTCTCATTTTCGGAATGCGTATCTTGATTGAGTTTGCAAAAGAGGAGCAAGCAGAATTTATGACAGGGTCGATCTTGACAATGGGGCAGTGGCTGAGCATTCCGTTTGTGTTGCTTGGATTTTTCTTCACCATTTGGTCCTATACCCATCCCAAGTTTCCTGCCCCCATTCCGCCCACTGAAAACAAAGCCAATACATCCGGGAAATGATGCCGCGCATGAAAAGCAACGACCTTCTTGCCTTGAACACCGCGAATAAAAGGGCTTTGCGCCCAAGATTTCGAGGGTCGGACCGATGGACGATGCATGGCTTTTTTTTCAAGTCCTTCATTTGTGGTTTGCTGATGCTGCCCATGCTCGCTATGATTCCCTTGCAAGCGCAGGTGGTCGATGAATTCACGCCGCAAGATACATTTTGGACGGGTGTGGGGGAAGACAGCACGGATTTTGCAGCCCAAAGCTTCTTTGCCAATGTATCCCGCGTCAGGAAGTTCGGGGTCTGGCTCAAGGCTGAATCCGGCACAGGAGCAGTCAAAATCGCGCTTGTCAAGGACAATGGTACGGGTTCGCCTGATCTGAATTTTATCTTGGAGGAAAGCACAGTGCAATTGCCAGATAGTGGCGGTGGCTGGGTTTGGGACAGCACATTTTCAGCGGTAATGTCGGTAGGCGCGAAATATTGGGTGGTCGTGGATGGTTACAACAACCTTCAGGGCACAGGTTATTCCGCAATCGGCAGTGCTGCAACCTTCACCGATACGGGGGAAGCATTTTTTATTTCGGAGAATGGAGGCGCCACTTGGGCCACGAACGGGACGAGGGCAATGGCCATTCAAGTCGAAGGGGACAATTGCTCCTTTGCGCTGACCGTAACGCCACAGCAACCTATGTTATGTCCCGGAACCATGACGCTCGTGAGCGTCCCGTCTGGATACCTTTCTTACGCTTGGAGTGATGGGCAAACCGCAGCTTCGATTTATCTGGCCAATACCGGCCTATATTCGGTGACGGTTGTGGATGCCAACAACTGCGTTTCGACCGCAGCAGCACTGGTTGTTGCGGGCATTCAACCGGTTTCCACCCTCTTTGATTTTTACGAAGGATGCCAAGGAACCCCTGTCGAATTGGTTTTGCCGCCGTTTTATGCACAATACGATTGGTCCACCGGGGCCACGACAAGCCGCGACACCATTGAGAATTCCGGGACCTATTGGGTGGATATGGTGAGCACGACCGGATGTTTTGGAAGCGATACCTTCGAAGTTTTGATGCGGCCATTGCCCAACCCCAACGTGGGGGCTGGCGATAGCCTCTGCGTCGGTGACAGCATCACCATTGACGCCGGCGCGGGATTCAGTGCCTATACCTGGAGCACAGCCGACATTACCCGTGAAGTTACCCTTACCCAGACGACGACCTTGTGGGTGGAAGTTTCCGACAGCTTTGGCTGCCATACGATCTCCGACACAGTTGTCTATGGTTTTTACCCCTATCCGGCCGAACCCGTACTGCAGGAATTGCCAACCGAATTGCATTCTTCGTTTGCAAATTACTATGCTTGGACCTTCAATGGGCAATTGATTCCGGGCGAAACCGGTCAGGACTTGTTCAATCCAGAGCCTGGAACCTATACCGTAATCGTCACCAACGCCTATGGTTGCAGTTTCGAATCCGATCCTTTGACCGTCGTTGCTCCCGTAGAAGGCGATTTTGTAACCGAGGCCTTCTCTCCGAATGGCGATGGGGTGAATGACTTCTTCTACGTCGAAGGTATTTCCCGTTACCCCGAGCTCAGTCTCGTCGTCTTTGACCGCTTTGGAGCCGAAGTCTACCGAACGGAGCATTACAACAACGACTGGTTCGGAACCGGAAAATCGGGGAATAACCTGCCGATGGGAGACTATTTCTACATTCTGGACTTCGGAACTGACCGCGAGACCCTTCATGGAAACGTACTAATCGGCAGATGAACATGAAACGAATCCTCAATGTTGCTTGCCTGCTGTTGCTCACGTTTTCCCTACGGGCGCAAAACGATCCGCAGTACAGCCAATACCTTTTCAATAAGCTGGTCATCAATCCCGCCTACGCGGGCAGCACCGGCGAATTGTCCCTTCGCCTGATGTCACGCTGGCAATGGGTAGGCTTTCAAAATGCCCCCAAAACGCAGACGGCATCTTTTCACATGCCCACTGCCGATTTACGCCATGGCGTCGGCATCAACTTCGTGATGGATCGGTTAGGGCATACGAGAAGTAGGTTATTCAACGTGAACTATGCCTACCGCATTCCAATCGGCTCCGGTCACCTTGGGATTGGATTGAATATGGGTTTCAAACAGTTTTCCTTGTTGCTTGGAGATCTTACCGAGGAAGTTTTTGATCCGGTCTTCGCCTATCAAGATCAGCACCTCATGACGTTTGTCGCTGGCCCAGGCTTGTACTATCAAAACGAATTTTTCTATGCCGGTGCATCGATGCCCAATATCATGCCCGGCAAGCTCGAAAAGATTTACGCCATTCCCGGATCCGTCTCGAAGTTGCCCAAAAGCGTGTACCTCATGGGAGGTGCCGCGATCCCCGTCGGAGAAGCCGTGAAGCTCCGCCCCTCGATGATGCTCCGTGTAACACCGCGATTGCCGATCGGCCTCGACCTCGGCTTGGGCGCGATGTTCAAAGACAGAATCTTCGTCGGGAGCATCTGGAGACCGGGCAATTCCTTGGTGATGCAACTGCAAACCTTTATTACACCAAAGCTTCAATTGGGATACTCTTATGATCTGACTTTGAAGGAAATAGGTCAGTATACTTCGGGTAGTCATGAAGTGATGCTCGGTCTGGATTTGAATGTCCATCGGGCCGACAACGCCTCACCTGTAAGGTTCTAAGGGCTTCACCGATTCTTCTAGCAAAGGAAAAGTACGGGCATCGTGAGCATGCATGCTAGACAAGAAATAACGCTTCTTTCCGACCGCATCCGGATGTATCTGAGCCTGATCATTCAAGGAATGTTGCTGTTCACGGGTTGCGAGACAAGTGAGGCTGACGCGACTTCAGCAGCGGCAATAACGGTGGATCACACCAATCCGGCGGCTGTGGTCGAGGCCATTTTTCAAGCTGCAAAAACAGGGGATGCAAGCCTCCTGCAAGGCATTTGCGACCCTTCCGGAAATGCCCATTTGGACGTCCGTAGAATTTGTGACTACGCCAATGGATTTGACAAGGAAGGCGAATTCCCGATGTTTTTTGCTGAAGGCAGGCTGAATGGAGATGCCTACATTTCAGGCGAAACCGCCAAGGTTCCGTTTCTTTTCGGACCCGATGGTGACAAACCTGATACAATGGATTTGGTAAAAAGGGATGGAAAATGGTACATTGAACGGTTTTAGCGATGATTCCATTTAACGTCCCCTGCACGACCGGCACCGAACTGAAATGGGTGCAAGAAGCCATCCGAAATGGACACATTTCGGGGAATGGCCCGTTTTCGCGCAAAGTTCAGGCTTTGATGGCGGAAGCTTTTGGTTTTGAGGATGTTTTCCCGACGCATTCCTGCACAGGAGCCTTGGAAATGGCGGCGATGTGCTGCGAATTCCAGCCCGGCGACGAGGTGATCTTGCCGAGCTTCACGCATGTGGGCACAGCGAATGCGTTTGAGCGTGCAGGCGCGACCCTCGTTTTTGCCGACAGCCGCGCTGACCATCCCAATGTCGATGCTGCTGCCGTGGCCGCTTGCATCAGTCCGCGTACACGCGCCATCGTGGTCGTGCATTATGCGGGCATGGCTTGCGATATGGAGGCAATTGGGGCGCTTGTGGCGCAACATAACCTGATTCTCGTCGAAGATGCCGCGCATGCCCTCGGAGCGCGTTACAAGGGGCGCTACATGGGTAGCTTTGGGCATTTGGCGGCATTCTCCTTCCATGAAACCAAAAACATCACCTGCGGTCAAGGCGGAATGCTTGTCGTCAATGATGCCCGATTCCACGAAAAAGCCGCCGTTGCATGGGAAAACGGGACCAACCGCGCCGCATTTTTCAGGGGCGAAGTCGGACAATATACCTGGGTCGGAACCGGCAGCTGCTTCACCTTGAGCGATCTCAATGCCGCCTATCTCTATGGGCAACTCTGCGAACGGGAGTCGATTCTCAAACGTCGCAAACAGCTTTGGGCCCGCTACCAAGAAGCTTTGTCCCCCTTGGCAGCAAATGGACTTTTCCAATTGCCCATAGTCCCGGAAGGCGCGGATTGCAACGGGCATATTTTTTACCTTCGAATGGCCAATCAGGCGCAACGCGATCAGCTGATCCAAGCATTGCGGGAGCAGGATGTCATGGCGGTTTTTCATTACATTCCCCTTCACAGCAGTCCCCATTTTGCTGATCGCCACCACAACGGTGAACTCCCGAATTGCCGCGAATGGAGCGAAAACATCGTGCGTCTGCCGATTTACCATGGCATGACCTCTGAGGAACAAGAACGGGTCATTGCCGCTGTTTTGGTCGCTAACAGATTCGTAGTTTAAGTCGTAAGTATATTGTAAATCAGTTTTTTGATTGATTTTACTTAAAGCTTTAGAATATGTCTGGTATTCACGAAAACGTCAACGCGTACGTACGCCGATGTCTTCACCCGAGTGAGGAGGAGCTGACTTTTTACAACAGCTTGCTTACCTATCGAAAGTTTGAAAAGAAGGCGATGCTGCTGCAAGAAGGAGAAGTTTGTGACTTCGAAGCCTATATCCTCAAGGGCTGTGTGCGAACCTATTTTATCAATGAAAATGGATTCGAAGTGACCCTTTCCTTTGCCGTGGAAGATTGGTGGGTCAGCGAACTGGCGAGTTTCCATGAAGGAAAGCCCTCAAGACTGTTCATTGAGACGCTCGAACCCACCGAGATGCTGATGATCAACCGCGCCAACAAGGAAATCCTGCTCGACAAATACCCCAAATTCGAGCGCATGTACCGGTTGATGCTCCAAAGAAGCCTTTCCGTGGTTTATGACCGCTTGCTTTCCACCCTCAGCAAACCCGCGCAGGAGCGCTATCTGGAGTTTTTGGAGCGTTATCCGCAGATTCCGCAACGCGTTGCACAGCATTATATCGCTTCCTACCTCGGCGTTTCCGCTGAATTCCTCAGCAAGATCCGCAGCCGGATGAATCATTGAAAAAATAAATGTAGCGACATGCTTTCTTGAACTAGTTCAATGCCGCGAGGTGTTTGACCACCCTATCTTTGCTTCATCAACCTCGAAAAAGGCAATGAAAAGAAGCGAATTTCTCAAAAAAGGTTTGGTAGGCGCAGGAATCCTGGCAGCTTCGACGCAGGCTGCGAAACTCCTCGCCAACGACAATGATGAGCTTAAACCGCTGGACATCATTGGTTTCAATCATATTCCCAATTCAGATTCGAAAGTCATGGGCAACAGTATTCTTCATAAATCAGATTCTCGCGGACTCGCCGACCACGGTTGGCTGAAATCGCGGCATACTTTCAGCTTCGCCAATTACTACAATCCCGAGCGAATGAATTTCGGGGTGCTGCGGGTACTGAATGACGACCGCGTTGCGCCGGGAATGGGCTTTGGCACGCATCCGCACGACAACATGGAGATCATTTCGATTCCTTTGGCGGGTGATTTGGAGCACAAAGACAGCATGGGCAACGTGGCGGTCATTCGGAATGGCGACATTCAAGTGATGAGTGCCGGCACCGGAATTCAGCACAGCGAATACAACCGCAGCAAGGATCAGGAGGTCAAGTTCCTTCAGATTTGGGTCTTCCCCAACAAGCGGAATGTGACGCCACGCTACGACCAACTTCCCTTGAAATTGGACGATCGGCACAACCGTTTGCAGCAGGTTTTGTCCCCCAATTCGGATGACGAAGGCGTATGGATTCACCAGGATGCGTGGTTCCATATCGGACAATTTGACCAAGGAAAAGGGACGCAATATCAGGTCAAACGCAAGGGCAACGGCGTCTATGTATTTGTGCTCTCCGGCAGCATCCAAGTCGATGGACAGACCCTCGAAAGCCGCGACGGCTTCGGTGTATGGGATGTCGAATCGCTGGACTTGAAGGCAATTTCATCATCAGCTGAAGTGTTGTTGATGGATGTGCCAATGTCGCTGTAAATGAGAAGATAGTAATTAATATTGTATTTTTAAAAATTGAACATATTTAATCAAAATCAATAAGGAAATGGCAACAGTAAATTGGATTGCAGACGCTTCCCACTCCGAAATCGGATTTCGCGTGAAGCACTTGATGATCACGAATGTCAAGGGGAATTTTGCTGACTTTACCGTGAATGTCACCTCCGAGGAAGAGGATTTCGGCAAGGCCGACATCAGCTTTTCGGCCAACCTTGCAAGCGTAAACACGGGCAACGAGCAGCGTGACGGTCACCTCCGCAGCGCCGACTTTTTTGATGTCGACAACCATCCGCAGATGACCTTCAAAAGCACGAGCATCAGCGGTTACGACGGCAGCTCCGACTTCCAAATCCATGGCGATTTGAGCATCCGTGGACAAGCCCATCCGGTCACCCTCGATGTCGAATTTGGTGGCGTCGCCAAAGATCCTTGGGGCAATACAAAGGCAGGTTTCACGATCTCAACCAAAATCAACCGCAAGCATTGGGGTTTGGTCTGGAATGCCCCGACCGAAGCCGGCGGCCTTCTCGTAAGCGAAGAAGTCAGGATTCATATCGACCTGCAATTGCTCAAGCAGTAATTGAGAATGGAAAATTGAAAATGGAGAATGAGCGGTAACTTGCTTATGCTTGTTCTCCATTCTCCATTTCTTGCGATTGCTCTACAATTCTCAATTCTCAATTCTCAATTCAAAATTCTCCATTCAAAAACGATGGACATCAAAATTCCCCAAACCACCGGTCCAGTGATGGACGCCATCACCCACCGCTGGAGCCCGCGCTCGTTTGCTGAGCGTCCGATTGCCGAGACCGACGTCGAGACGATCCTCGAGGCAGCAACGTGGGCCTTCAGCGCCGCGAATGAGCAGCCTTGGCGTTATATCTACGCGCACCATGGCACGCCCCTGTTTGATACGCTTACGGGACTGCTCATGCCCGGAAATCAGATTTGGGCCAAAAACGCCGCGGTGTTGATGGTTTCGATGATCCAAACACACAACGCCGCTGGCAAGCCCAACACTTGGGCCATGCACGACCTCGGCGCCGCCAACTTCGCCCTGATGCTCCAAGCCAACGCGCTCGGCATCTACGGACACGTCATGGGCGGATTTGATCAACTACGCACCGTCACCGAATTGGAATTGCCCGAAGGAATCGCCCCCGTCGCTATGATCGCCCTCGGCTACTTGGATGCCGCAGAAAAGCTGCCCGAGCCCTTCCTGACAAGGGAATTGGCACCCAGAACACGGAAGCCGGTTTCGGAGATTGTGCTGAAAAAAAGCTAACGGCGAATAGTTAGCAATGAGTAGTTAGCAGTTAGCAGTTCGTTGTGGAGAATCGGAAATGAAGTTCACAACAGCGAGAAACGAGGAGGTTATAAGTGCAGAGTCGCACCAACAGCGCCAAAAGCACTGCTAACTGCTACTTTCTAACTGCTAACTAACTTTTCACTTTTAGCTATTCACTTTTCACTTAAAAGTGTCTCCCTTTTTGATATCGCCCGTTTCGTAACCGAGTTTGTACCATTTCATGCGCTGCGCGCTTGTGCCGTGGGTGAAGGTTTCAGGCTGCACGCGGCGGCCGGCATTGGCTTGCAGACGGTCGTCGCCGATGGCGTTGGCCGCGTTAAGGGCTTCTTCGATGTCGCCGCTTTCCAGCACATCCTTCATTTTCTCTGCGTAATGGGCCCAAACACCGGCATAGAAGTCGGCTTGTAGTTCCAATTTGACGCTCAGTTTGTTGTATTCGACCTCACTGAGACGGGCTTTTTGCTCGTGTACCCAGGTGGATTTGCCAAGGAGGTATTGCACATGGTGACCGACTTCGTGTGCGACGACGTAGGCCATGGCAAAATCGCCGGGCGCTTCGAATTTGTTTTTCAAGTCATCGTAGAAGCTCAGGTCGATGTACAACCTTTGATCACCGGAGCAGTAAAACGGACCCGTGGAGGCGGATGCTTCGCCGCAGGCGGAAGACACTTCATCCGTGAAAAGGACCAAAATGGGTTCTTCGTATTCTCGTCCCAATTGCTCCTTGAAAATCTTGTTCCAAGCGTCTTCTGTGTCTTTCAAGACTACCTTGACAAACTCGGCATCTTCATTTTCCTTGGCGCTGCGGCCCTCGCCGGGTTGGGTATTGTTGTCGGTGACGGGTCCGTTGCTGCTGCTCGGGAGGTTGTTGATGACCTGCCCAGGGTCGCCACCCAAGAGCATGACCACGATGGCGATCACGATGCCGCCGAGGCCCGAGTCCGCCGACGGCTTTGATGCCACGGCCTCTTCCGCCACCGCCACGGCGATCTTCAACATTCGTGCTTGCCTGCCGACCTTTCCATTCCATAATGCTAGAAGTTTTGAATTCGGTTGCAAAGATAGGGGTTTTCACCCACGCACGAATTCAA encodes:
- a CDS encoding nitroreductase family protein, whose amino-acid sequence is MDIKIPQTTGPVMDAITHRWSPRSFAERPIAETDVETILEAATWAFSAANEQPWRYIYAHHGTPLFDTLTGLLMPGNQIWAKNAAVLMVSMIQTHNAAGKPNTWAMHDLGAANFALMLQANALGIYGHVMGGFDQLRTVTELELPEGIAPVAMIALGYLDAAEKLPEPFLTRELAPRTRKPVSEIVLKKS
- a CDS encoding pirin family protein, whose protein sequence is MKRSEFLKKGLVGAGILAASTQAAKLLANDNDELKPLDIIGFNHIPNSDSKVMGNSILHKSDSRGLADHGWLKSRHTFSFANYYNPERMNFGVLRVLNDDRVAPGMGFGTHPHDNMEIISIPLAGDLEHKDSMGNVAVIRNGDIQVMSAGTGIQHSEYNRSKDQEVKFLQIWVFPNKRNVTPRYDQLPLKLDDRHNRLQQVLSPNSDDEGVWIHQDAWFHIGQFDQGKGTQYQVKRKGNGVYVFVLSGSIQVDGQTLESRDGFGVWDVESLDLKAISSSAEVLLMDVPMSL
- the rffA gene encoding dTDP-4-amino-4,6-dideoxygalactose transaminase yields the protein MIPFNVPCTTGTELKWVQEAIRNGHISGNGPFSRKVQALMAEAFGFEDVFPTHSCTGALEMAAMCCEFQPGDEVILPSFTHVGTANAFERAGATLVFADSRADHPNVDAAAVAACISPRTRAIVVVHYAGMACDMEAIGALVAQHNLILVEDAAHALGARYKGRYMGSFGHLAAFSFHETKNITCGQGGMLVVNDARFHEKAAVAWENGTNRAAFFRGEVGQYTWVGTGSCFTLSDLNAAYLYGQLCERESILKRRKQLWARYQEALSPLAANGLFQLPIVPEGADCNGHIFYLRMANQAQRDQLIQALREQDVMAVFHYIPLHSSPHFADRHHNGELPNCREWSENIVRLPIYHGMTSEEQERVIAAVLVANRFVV
- a CDS encoding Crp/Fnr family transcriptional regulator, producing the protein MHENVNAYVRRCLHPSEEELTFYNSLLTYRKFEKKAMLLQEGEVCDFEAYILKGCVRTYFINENGFEVTLSFAVEDWWVSELASFHEGKPSRLFIETLEPTEMLMINRANKEILLDKYPKFERMYRLMLQRSLSVVYDRLLSTLSKPAQERYLEFLERYPQIPQRVAQHYIASYLGVSAEFLSKIRSRMNH
- a CDS encoding type IX secretion system membrane protein PorP/SprF, which translates into the protein MKRILNVACLLLLTFSLRAQNDPQYSQYLFNKLVINPAYAGSTGELSLRLMSRWQWVGFQNAPKTQTASFHMPTADLRHGVGINFVMDRLGHTRSRLFNVNYAYRIPIGSGHLGIGLNMGFKQFSLLLGDLTEEVFDPVFAYQDQHLMTFVAGPGLYYQNEFFYAGASMPNIMPGKLEKIYAIPGSVSKLPKSVYLMGGAAIPVGEAVKLRPSMMLRVTPRLPIGLDLGLGAMFKDRIFVGSIWRPGNSLVMQLQTFITPKLQLGYSYDLTLKEIGQYTSGSHEVMLGLDLNVHRADNASPVRF
- a CDS encoding YceI family protein gives rise to the protein MATVNWIADASHSEIGFRVKHLMITNVKGNFADFTVNVTSEEEDFGKADISFSANLASVNTGNEQRDGHLRSADFFDVDNHPQMTFKSTSISGYDGSSDFQIHGDLSIRGQAHPVTLDVEFGGVAKDPWGNTKAGFTISTKINRKHWGLVWNAPTEAGGLLVSEEVRIHIDLQLLKQ